A region from the Lolium perenne isolate Kyuss_39 chromosome 4, Kyuss_2.0, whole genome shotgun sequence genome encodes:
- the LOC127292244 gene encoding uncharacterized protein, which translates to MAERGGGERGGERGGFGRGFGRGDRGGRGDRGGRRGGRRGPRQEEEKWVPVTKLGRLVKEGRFSKMEEIYLHSLPVKEHQIVETLCPGLKDEVMKITPVQKQTRAGQRTRFKAFVVVGDSNGHVGLGVKCAKEVATAIRGAIILAKLSIVPVRRGYWGNKIGQPHTVPCKVTGKCGSVTVRMVPAPRGSGIVAARVPKKVLQFAGIEDVFTSSRGSTKTLGNFVKATFDCLMKTYGFLTPDFWRETTFTKAPYQEFTDLLAKPTKALLLDAPVEKIDA; encoded by the exons ATggcggagcgcggcggcggcgagcgcggAGGAGAGCGCGGCGGGTTCGGGCGCGGCTTCGGGCGCGGCGACCGCGGCGGACGCGGCGACCGGGGCGGGCGTCGCGGCGgccgccgtgggcctcgccaggaggaggagaagtgggTGCCGGTGACCAAGCTCGGCCGCCTCGTCAAGGAGGGCCGCTTCTCCAAGATGGAGGAGATCTACCTCCACTCGCTGCCCGTCAAGGAGCACCAGATCGTCGAGACGCTCTGCCCCGGGCTCAAGGACGAGGTCATGAAGATCACGCCCGTCCAGAAGCAGACCCGCGCCGGCCAGCGCACCCGCTTCAAGGCCTTCGTCGTCGTCGGCGACAGCAACGGCCACGTCGGCCTCGGCGTCAAGTGCGccaaggaggtcgccaccgccatcCGCGGCGCCATCATCCTCGCCAAGCTCTCCATCGTGCCCGTCAGGAGGGGATACTGGGGGAACAAGATCGGCCAGCCACACACCGTGCCATGCAAGGTCACTGGTAAGTGTGGGTCTGTCACCGTGCGCATGGTGCCCGCCCCCAGGGGTTCGGGTATCGTCGCTGCTCGCGTTCCCAAGAAGGTCCTGCAGTTCGCTGGTATTGAGGATGTCTTCACCTCGTCCCGTGGATCCACCAAGACCCTCGGCAACTTCGTCAAG GCCACCTTTGACTGCTTGATGAAGACCTATGGATTCCTCACCCCTGACTTCTGGAGGGAGACCACCTTCACCAAGGCGCCCTACCAGGAGTTCACCGACCTCTTGGCCAAGCCAACCAAGGCCCTTCTGCTTGATGCACCAGTTGAGAAGATAGATGCTTAG